The Methanohalophilus portucalensis genome window below encodes:
- a CDS encoding YunC family protein: MRIEQIKLENGTAQGLKWEFENASLLLIKADMGYVMCGYLNMETADKLGDVAAVVSGVDSFEDVLQTSLKSVSKKALDIGIEEGMTGRQALEKMF; encoded by the coding sequence ATGAGAATAGAACAGATCAAACTGGAAAATGGTACAGCACAGGGTCTCAAATGGGAATTTGAAAACGCTTCCTTGCTCCTGATCAAAGCCGACATGGGTTATGTGATGTGTGGCTATCTCAATATGGAAACCGCAGACAAGCTGGGAGATGTGGCTGCTGTGGTAAGTGGCGTGGACAGTTTTGAGGATGTACTGCAGACTTCTCTGAAATCTGTAAGCAAAAAAGCCCTTGATATCGGAATTGAGGAAGGTATGACCGGCAGACAGGCCCTTGAAAAGATGTTCTGA